The Spirosoma radiotolerans genome has a window encoding:
- the mtaB gene encoding tRNA (N(6)-L-threonylcarbamoyladenosine(37)-C(2))-methylthiotransferase MtaB, giving the protein MKKVAFYTLGCKLNFSETSTLARLMEEHGYERVEFNQQPDIFIINTCSVTDNADKKCRKIVREAQKINPDGYVAILGCYAQLKPKEISEIPGVDAVLGAAEKFRLHEIMPTFVKVPSGQPAQVFNSPIEEAIDYHAAYSLNDRTRTFLKVQDGCDYPCAYCTIPLARGKSRSDTVANVVRAAHEIAGRAVKEIVLTGVNIGDFGIVNNERQETFLELIRALDEVDGIERFRISSIEPNLLTNEIIAFVAQSKRFVPHFHVPLQSGSNRVLGLMRRRYKRELYAERVQKIKELMPHACIGVDVIVGHPGETDTEFKETYRFLNELPISYLHVFTYSERPNTLAVDIKPVVPGHVRAERSKMLHILSDKKRRAFYDSQVGRDATVLFEEDIADGLMQGFTENYVRVVAKYDPLLINETRLVHLTAVNAEGLMDVSEPEELVEIH; this is encoded by the coding sequence GTGAAAAAAGTCGCCTTTTATACACTCGGTTGCAAACTGAATTTCTCCGAAACGTCTACCCTCGCCCGGTTAATGGAAGAGCATGGGTATGAGCGCGTTGAATTCAATCAGCAACCTGATATCTTCATTATAAATACGTGCTCCGTGACAGATAATGCCGACAAAAAATGCCGGAAAATAGTCCGTGAAGCGCAGAAAATAAACCCCGATGGCTACGTAGCCATACTGGGCTGTTACGCCCAATTGAAACCGAAAGAGATATCGGAGATTCCGGGAGTCGATGCGGTTTTGGGGGCAGCTGAGAAATTCCGGCTGCACGAAATCATGCCTACGTTCGTAAAGGTGCCATCGGGCCAACCCGCTCAGGTCTTTAACTCGCCTATTGAGGAGGCCATTGATTATCATGCGGCTTACTCTCTTAACGACCGCACACGCACCTTTCTAAAAGTGCAGGACGGTTGCGATTACCCCTGTGCCTACTGCACCATTCCGCTGGCCCGCGGTAAAAGCCGCTCCGATACGGTAGCGAACGTCGTCCGGGCGGCCCACGAAATTGCTGGACGTGCCGTTAAAGAAATCGTCCTGACAGGTGTCAATATCGGCGACTTTGGTATTGTCAATAATGAGCGCCAGGAAACCTTTCTGGAGTTAATACGGGCGCTGGATGAAGTCGATGGCATAGAGCGGTTCCGAATTTCGAGTATTGAGCCGAACCTATTGACGAACGAAATCATTGCCTTTGTGGCTCAGTCCAAACGATTCGTTCCGCATTTTCACGTTCCGCTTCAGTCGGGCAGCAACCGTGTATTGGGCTTAATGCGTCGTCGCTACAAGCGCGAACTATATGCCGAACGTGTGCAGAAAATTAAAGAGCTGATGCCCCACGCGTGCATTGGTGTCGACGTGATTGTCGGTCATCCCGGCGAAACAGACACGGAGTTTAAGGAAACGTATCGATTCTTAAACGAGTTGCCGATTTCTTATTTGCACGTATTCACTTACTCTGAGCGGCCGAACACACTGGCGGTAGACATTAAGCCGGTCGTACCGGGCCACGTCCGGGCAGAGCGGTCGAAGATGCTGCATATTTTGTCGGACAAAAAACGACGGGCTTTTTACGACTCGCAGGTTGGCCGGGATGCCACTGTATTGTTCGAAGAAGACATTGCCGACGGGCTCATGCAAGGCTTCACAGAGAATTATGTCCGTGTAGTGGCGAAATACGATCCTTTACTCATTAACGAAACACGGTTGGTACACCTGACTGCCGTGAACGCGGAAGGTCTAATGGATGTGAGTGAACCTGAAGAATTGGTAGAAATA